The following are from one region of the Microtus pennsylvanicus isolate mMicPen1 chromosome 15, mMicPen1.hap1, whole genome shotgun sequence genome:
- the LOC142835477 gene encoding beta-defensin 109-like, with product MRFHLILYTILFLLTLLPPVRSGLGAAETHCFNLEGICRRDICKLIEDEIGGCRRRWKCCRMWWVLVPIPTPVIFSDYQEPLKKKIK from the exons ATGAGATTCCATCTGATCCTCTATACTATCCTCTTCCTTTTGACTCTCTTACCCCCAG TTAGAAGTGGTTTGGGTGCTGCAGAGACCCACTGTTTCAACCTGGAAGGCATTTGCAGACGAGACATTTGCAAATTAATAGAAGATGAAATCGGCGGTTGCCGAAGAAGATGGAAATGCTGCAGGATGTGGTGGGTTCTTGTGCCAATCCCAACCCCAGTTATCTTTTCAGACTATCAAGAGCCCctcaagaaaaagataaaatag